The genomic segment GATTCATCCTTTTCAAGTTTAGTCTTTGTTCAGTAGCCCTTTATATTCTCACAAAATAAACCTCTTTGGTTTTGTGGAAAAGCCATTCAAAGGAGCGCTGTTCTTACACACTTTTCACAGTACATCGTATAAACTTTACAAACACACGCGCACACACAGGACCCCAAAAAAGTActacaaaaaactttgaagggAAGATACAGTACAGCGCCTCTTTTGCATGTCTCTAGATTTTGCTTGTAATAATGTCAGGGCCGTCAAAAGAAACAGGTACAAATCTTCGGAACTGTAATTGTCAGTTAGCCCTTTTGGTATAGGGAACTAGTCAACCCTTTGCCAAACATTAGCATGTCAGGCTAGATAACAGCTAAGCAGTTTTAACCAAACCTTACCCGTAACGGGCAGCTGCACCTTGCAATGGCACACTTTATTCTCAGTAACCAAATACAATCTTAACACCGCAAGCATATACTGAACCAATACCAATTAGGAGAACTTTATACAAGGGACTTTTATCTGTAGAATAGATATTTTCTAATGATGGCCAGATTATAAAGGAGCATGACCTGCAATATATGGTAGGTCTTGAGCATATGGCTTATGGCACACATTGCACCATATGCCGTAGCCCTACAAATGCATACAATCAAGTAATTAAACACTTCTACATACTTAAATGCCTACTGAAAACTTTTGTTTCCTTCTTAAACCCCTACTAAACATGAAACCACACCTATGCCCTAAAATACTTTGTCTTTCTGAAACCTAACTGCAACCACCATAATGGAAAAAGTAGGCTCACATactaaaaacacaaacaaaaactaCTTTCCTTTGCACTCTAATCGCATAACACTAAATCTGAATACTTCTATGCAGTAACTTATCCTTAGCCTTTAGTCCAATAAAACAAGTGTGCTGTGCAAGTCTGCTTACTTTCTTTGTCACCCAGTTAACCAGGTCCTTGGGCTCATCTCTGCTAAACAGAGTATAATAATGAATTCCAACTTTAACTATGCTTTGTTTTTATGCTGTTACAGTAAGAATTGCAGCTATATCACCGCAGGAGTATAAAAGTAAGTTGATTTGTATCTAAGTCATAAATCCATAGTTAATCTTTAGGTCAATCAGTTGGTTACCTGGAATGTGGGCAGCAGAATGCATTTGGCCTTCAGAGTACTAACCTGATCTAAATGTCAAACGCCACTATACCACCCTGTGCCTCAAAGACTAAAAATAGAACAGGTAATGGTTTAAAGAATCAAAGTTGGGTGGAAAAGGAATATAAGTAATCAAAGTGCCCAAAGCACTGTCAATAAAGAGATCCTGAGTTAATAATCAGAAATGCTATAGTTTATAGCAACAAACAGACAGTGGGTAGGCTCAAGAATATATTCAACAGAATGGCTTTGGAAAGGGAAAGTATGTGGAAATGCCTGACTCTGAAAAGGCAAAAGGAAACCAATGCAAATCTTCCCTGTGATCTAGTTGTTTAGCCGAAATAACATTGGTAAAGCAAAAGTCAAATATACTCAACAAGTTCAACCCATTTCTGTGCACGTTTCTCTTTCTCGATTTAAGCTAAcctttagtaaatgattttattcTGGCAATTTGATTTCaggggtttctgctcccattgtcATTTCCTATAGAAATTCGAGCATTAttgttatttacattttgaaCCAGTTAACCCAATTCTAGCACATTTCCTCTCAATGAAATGGAGCTTATCCAGTAAAGCGTGTCAAATTCCCAGGTGCAATCACAACAGGGCCATGGAGCTCTGGTCATGTTTCTTGCCTCTATATATATCACATTGGCATTGACAATGGAATAAAACACATCAGCTAACATTTGGATAGGAAGGAAAGGAACTGAGAATAAATGAAGGTTTATCCCATAATGTCCTTTTTAGAACAGGCGGCTAGTTCTCTCCTTTCATGGGCACTAGGATGCTGCAGAAAAAGGTATGGATGCTGAAGAAATGTTGGCTGATTTCACAATGGTGATTACACTGGTGGTAGCCACCTTAGTAGGGGTTATGGGACCCCTGGCGACTGTGCGAGCGAACGTCTGGAGAGCTTCGTATTTGGAGCGTAGAGCATCCAACTCTAGTTTCATGCTGGAATTTTCCCGTGCCAGCTTGTCTACTTCTTGTTGCAACTCTATGCGTTGCCTCTCCAGCTCCTCTTTCTGGGTGACCCGCTTAACTCTGCAGCTGGCGGCGTAGCCTCGGTTTTTGAGTGTACGCCTGCGCTGCTTAAGGCGGATGATTTCTTCTTTGGTGAGACCTCGAAGGTGCTGGTTCAGCTCCCGCACAGACATTGACACAAGCTCATCATCACTTAATACTGGGGCGTTTTCTCCCGCCTCCTTCTTGACCTACAAAAAAAGatcatttaatattattatgcTGTCACTTCCATTTCATGttgttctatactgtatattatccaTTGGCATTTGTTTTAGATTAAACATATGTTGGCATAGGATACAACATTTAtgatcaacatatttttttttttcaataggacCTGCACCATTGATAAtaagctatagtttatataaataatctactATGTAGCCAAGGAGGATGTAATTCAGTTGCATGCAGGGCTGTAGGGGCCACATTTACACAGCATATAACAGCTGATAAGATATTTGTGATAAAATGCTTATGAACACTACGTGCtaaaactaaaagttaaatatcattcatggctctctacaTGCCTGCTGGAGAAAGCAGGTCTTAGAAAGCTATTGTCGCTGAAAATATTTTAGTTGCAGCTCCTGGAGAGACAGATATGACCTAtaaatgtgtttcatttatttttagtgtttggCCTTAATAGCTGGAGTGGCACAGATTACTTTGAGCATATAAGGCTTTATTTACCTTGCAGTACACAATGTACAAATTACAAAGGCCACAATCGACTATTTTCTTTGCGTTCTGATTTTGTAGTTTTGGAGCACAAATACCTTATGCTAGCCCCTTGAACAGAGCGCTGCCTGCGTTAAGCAGCACTCTATCCAAGTGGGAAGGATGGGGACAGGCAAGGATGGGGGAAAAGCACATAGGCAGTCCTCCTTTCACCATACCAGGGCTGCAAATGGGTCCTGTCCTTGCTATAGCCTGAAGCTGCTCTCTGCTCTTTGCAACAGAGTGCAGCTTTCCCTGGGGGGCCCAAGAGCAGGTTAGATGAGTGCTAAGAAACAAAAGTACACACACCCTtagtcagggtcagactaggcAAGCGGGACACCTGGaaataaacccagtgggccccggctcttgtgggcccagccgtcccagacccactccctcccCTGGTTGCCCCCAAACACACTTTCCAACCTCGGTCGCAGCAAAAGAAGGGGTGTTGCCACTATGGTGGCAGGGGCTGGAGGGCCCTGAAATCTGACCAGACAAGAATCTGATCCTACAATGGGGTCTACAAGCCCTGTTGGATGAGGACCTCATAGGTGCTCTGATGTGTCTACATCCAACAAGGTTTTCAAACCTAATTGATATCTGACAAGGGTCAATAAGATGTCAACTGGGTGGGAACTAGTTGGCAGCTTTTACTGGCCCGTGTAGGGTCACCATAAGAGTCTGTTTGAGTATTTGCGCTGAGTAAAGGCTCAGTGGTCAGCTGGTCGCCTATTCTTAGCGTTTCCTGCTCTCCATTACCATAGACCATAAATGCATCAGACACTGTTGCCTCCTTCAACATAATTTGCCGACCACTAACTCTAGAGAAATTAGTCATCACAAATAAGGTGTTATCTGGTCAGAATAAGGAGAGCTGACCACAAGCAGCAGTAATATGCACATCccttttattcaacaaaaaaataaaaaacttgagcGCTAAAGAGAAAATGTCCAGCCTGTGAAACAGTTATCGCTAATGTCCTCTCTCTCTCAGTGCATCATTATTAACCCTGTATGTAATATAAACATTGTTTGGGATATACTGTAGGtacaaaatacaacttttttcagTAGAAAAGATATTAGATTATTGCAGCTGTGTCCTTCTcatttttttgcactgaaaaGGCACGAAAAATGGCCTTAGGTAAATAGAAATTCTGAGAGCAATACAATGCAGCAATCtaatgtgtacatatatatatatatatatagaaatatcgaaagaagaagcagcactcgtaaATTGCAAAAAGATGtattagaagatgtattagaaagTCAGTGCATCACTTAGCAGCAAAGTTTCGGACAACACATgtgtcctttatcaagccaaataaGCCAGATCTGGCTTGATAAAGGACACGTGTTATCCGAAACATTGTTGCACTGACTTTCTAATACATCTTTTTGCAATatacgagtgctgcttcttctttcgATATTTCTATATTACAtggggatgtgacggcgtctccGATTGGAGCGATCACCGAGAAGCACAGCAAGTATACCTATACTATTGAATGGGACTGGGAGCCCCAATCTTCTCCTTCTCTACATATTGGTAAAATAAGCAGCCATATTGCCTCACCCAGCCAAGACAATACCCACAACAATGAATATTGGAGAGACCAATTTAGCTGTTGTGTCGAAATCTTCATGGAATCTTCCTGATTTGTGAAAAGTGCCTAAGCAGCTCCAAGTATATGTATAAACCAAAATATAGAGAAGCAATGTTTAGTATAGTAAGTTAGGCCTTATTTACAGGGATAGTTCACCTCTTCTCTTCTTAGCAGATTGCAGGCAGTGATCGCATCCC from the Xenopus laevis strain J_2021 chromosome 9_10L, Xenopus_laevis_v10.1, whole genome shotgun sequence genome contains:
- the mafk.L gene encoding transcription factor MafK isoform X2 encodes the protein MTTNPKPNKALKVKKEAGENAPVLSDDELVSMSVRELNQHLRGLTKEEIIRLKQRRRTLKNRGYAASCRVKRVTQKEELERQRIELQQEVDKLARENSSMKLELDALRSKYEALQTFARTVARGPITPTKVATTSVITIVKSANISSASIPFSAAS
- the mafk.L gene encoding transcription factor MafK isoform X1, producing MSAIPTHVAFSAPFCSGDCLQVMTTNPKPNKALKVKKEAGENAPVLSDDELVSMSVRELNQHLRGLTKEEIIRLKQRRRTLKNRGYAASCRVKRVTQKEELERQRIELQQEVDKLARENSSMKLELDALRSKYEALQTFARTVARGPITPTKVATTSVITIVKSANISSASIPFSAAS